Proteins co-encoded in one Terriglobales bacterium genomic window:
- a CDS encoding EamA family transporter, whose product MNLRKYLVLLGIVVFGATGDALLSRGMKSMGAVPLDNLQKVILAVLHPWVAIGVLLLIAFFAAYMTALSWADLTYVLPATSIGYVLLAFIAKFLLHEQVTATRWMGIAMIAAGVGFVAGGPARTHTAPIEHEAPAIPQCES is encoded by the coding sequence GTGAATCTACGCAAATACCTTGTACTTCTTGGCATCGTGGTCTTTGGGGCCACGGGTGATGCCTTGCTCTCGCGCGGCATGAAGTCCATGGGCGCGGTCCCTTTAGACAACTTGCAGAAAGTGATTCTTGCGGTCCTCCACCCCTGGGTCGCAATCGGCGTGCTCCTGCTGATTGCGTTCTTTGCCGCTTATATGACGGCGCTCTCGTGGGCGGACCTGACCTACGTTCTTCCCGCGACTTCCATCGGTTACGTTTTGCTGGCTTTTATTGCCAAGTTCCTATTGCACGAGCAGGTTACGGCCACGCGATGGATGGGAATCGCCATGATCGCTGCGGGCGTCGGCTTTGTCGCGGGGGGACCGGCACGGACCCACACCGCTCCTATTGAGCACGAAGCGCCTGCTATTCCGCAGTGTGAATCATGA
- a CDS encoding EamA family transporter, translated as MSDLYIWLSIALVVVASTIGDVLLARAMRQVGDLGELRRRCGLRVVILRTARNPSFLLGLLAMTVAFYGLLLALSWEDVSLVAPASASLTFIANAVAARIFLHERVDRRRWIAALLVAGGVALVAV; from the coding sequence ATGAGCGATCTTTATATCTGGCTTTCGATCGCCCTAGTGGTCGTGGCATCTACGATCGGCGATGTGCTACTCGCACGAGCCATGCGCCAGGTTGGCGATCTGGGCGAACTTCGCCGGCGTTGTGGGTTGCGAGTCGTAATACTGCGGACCGCTCGCAATCCCAGTTTTCTTCTTGGCTTGTTGGCAATGACGGTCGCCTTCTACGGTCTTCTTCTGGCGCTCTCCTGGGAGGACGTGAGCCTTGTGGCGCCAGCCTCTGCTTCCCTCACTTTCATCGCCAACGCGGTCGCCGCGCGCATTTTCCTGCACGAGCGGGTGGACCGGCGTCGCTGGATTGCGGCTCTCCTGGTGGCCGGCGGAGTCGCACTAGTCGCGGTGTAA
- a CDS encoding ATP-dependent Clp protease proteolytic subunit, with protein sequence MPEAAPATKPQPIEAVQNPAQPEPIPDSIRNTLNLKVETDQFVTSLAESEDAVLVCAIAPYASVRISPVQEVSAVIGLHEEFAFEALIDEITSLGYSEQKLMMLLNSPGGGLHSSFKVARAIRQSFKEIEIYVPHMAASGGTLIALAADKIVMGIMSQLSPLDPQIYYNGRQISALSGRHAYNRICKIFENITKEEAPYPAQAIADKLDPFIMEDWNCAIETAEDYSGQILQLANYKQPDKLAHELIHHFADHDSDINFDTAKHLGIRVERHDANERNKKVWRIFRAWLGKFLFLESGTHVIRYVLPKRKEGKGDDGERQAA encoded by the coding sequence ATGCCAGAAGCCGCCCCAGCCACTAAGCCGCAACCAATTGAAGCAGTACAGAATCCAGCCCAGCCAGAACCAATACCGGATTCCATTAGGAACACTCTCAATTTGAAAGTCGAAACAGACCAATTCGTGACAAGTCTTGCGGAATCGGAAGATGCCGTTTTGGTCTGTGCTATCGCGCCGTATGCATCCGTGCGGATATCCCCAGTGCAAGAGGTGAGCGCTGTCATTGGGCTACACGAAGAATTCGCATTTGAGGCGCTGATAGACGAGATTACCAGCCTTGGCTACAGCGAGCAGAAACTCATGATGCTGCTCAATTCGCCCGGAGGCGGTCTGCACTCCTCCTTTAAGGTTGCCCGCGCGATCCGTCAATCGTTCAAAGAAATTGAAATCTATGTACCACATATGGCAGCAAGCGGAGGCACCCTGATTGCGTTGGCTGCTGATAAAATTGTGATGGGTATCATGAGCCAGCTAAGCCCCCTCGACCCCCAGATTTATTACAATGGACGTCAGATTTCGGCTCTATCAGGACGGCACGCATACAATCGGATTTGCAAGATATTTGAGAACATAACAAAGGAAGAAGCACCTTACCCTGCGCAAGCAATAGCCGACAAACTTGATCCGTTCATCATGGAGGATTGGAATTGCGCTATTGAAACCGCCGAGGACTATAGTGGGCAGATTCTACAACTGGCCAATTACAAGCAGCCCGATAAGTTGGCGCATGAATTGATTCACCATTTTGCCGACCACGACAGTGACATCAATTTTGACACCGCTAAACACTTAGGAATTCGTGTCGAGAGACACGATGCGAACGAACGCAACAAGAAAGTATGGCGGATATTCCGTGCTTGGCTTGGGAAATTTTTGTTTCTCGAATCTGGTACACATGTGATCCGTTATGTGCTTCCAAAGCGCAAAGAAGGGAAAGGCGACGATGGCGAGCGACAAGCGGCCTGA
- the hpnE gene encoding hydroxysqualene dehydroxylase HpnE yields the protein MTNSTPRATVAVVGGGLAGLAAGCALADTGFRVQLYERRPYLGGRASSYQHPATGEVVDNCQHVLLGCCTNLIDFYRRIGVLDQIRWFDQYLFVEPGGRQSTLKASSLPPPFHLAPSFLRSSALPSRDKAAIARAMMAIVTRLPSDDGQQNFLDWLKLRGQTGDAIERFWKPVLVSALNEDLDRVSVYYGAQVFRESFLKSVEAGKIGLPTVPLTELYGAADDYIRARSGEVHLRGAVDSFSPELDNVRLCVGGQEVTADFAVLALPYQVTASVLPQTAESEPIRNSVAALQSSPITGIHLWFDRQITDLEYAVLLDRTIQWMFHKSKFLKRSEDATGSYVELVVSASKTLVDKSKNEIVELAIRELHEFFPAAREAKVVKSTVIKEVHASYSPVPGVDRLRPPNVTAWPRVFLSGDWTATGWPATMEGAVRSGYLAAEALARAAGQRRVSFLQPDLPAKGFMRFGSGSV from the coding sequence ATGACCAATTCCACTCCAAGAGCCACCGTTGCGGTTGTAGGCGGCGGCCTGGCAGGCTTGGCCGCCGGTTGCGCTCTAGCGGATACGGGATTTCGCGTCCAATTGTACGAACGCCGTCCTTATCTGGGCGGCCGTGCCTCGTCCTATCAGCATCCCGCCACGGGGGAAGTGGTTGACAACTGCCAGCACGTGCTTCTCGGTTGTTGCACCAACTTGATAGATTTTTATCGGCGTATCGGCGTTCTCGACCAAATTCGATGGTTCGACCAATACTTGTTTGTTGAGCCTGGTGGAAGACAGTCAACCCTGAAAGCTTCATCTCTGCCTCCGCCATTTCACCTGGCACCGTCATTCTTACGTTCTTCCGCGCTTCCCTCTCGAGATAAAGCTGCGATTGCCCGCGCGATGATGGCGATTGTCACGCGTTTGCCCTCAGATGACGGTCAACAGAATTTTCTCGATTGGCTCAAACTCCGCGGCCAGACGGGGGATGCAATTGAGAGGTTCTGGAAGCCGGTCCTGGTCAGCGCGCTCAATGAGGACCTCGACCGCGTCTCGGTTTACTACGGCGCGCAGGTTTTCCGCGAATCTTTTTTGAAATCAGTTGAGGCGGGAAAAATAGGTCTTCCCACCGTGCCACTCACAGAGCTTTATGGTGCGGCTGATGACTACATCCGCGCGCGTTCTGGCGAAGTCCATCTGCGGGGAGCGGTGGATTCGTTTTCGCCGGAACTAGACAACGTGCGGTTGTGCGTTGGTGGCCAGGAGGTCACGGCTGACTTTGCAGTTTTGGCGCTGCCTTATCAGGTCACAGCGTCCGTGCTACCACAAACTGCGGAGTCTGAGCCAATTCGCAACTCCGTCGCAGCATTGCAGAGTTCACCGATCACGGGCATTCATCTATGGTTCGACCGGCAGATTACAGATTTGGAGTACGCTGTTCTGCTGGACCGAACCATTCAGTGGATGTTTCACAAATCGAAGTTCCTCAAGCGGTCGGAAGATGCAACTGGCAGCTACGTGGAGCTGGTTGTGAGTGCATCAAAAACGTTGGTGGACAAGTCGAAAAACGAAATCGTCGAGCTCGCAATCCGCGAACTGCACGAATTCTTTCCTGCCGCTCGTGAAGCCAAGGTGGTGAAGTCAACAGTCATCAAGGAAGTCCATGCCAGTTACTCGCCTGTTCCGGGCGTGGACAGACTTCGCCCTCCCAACGTCACCGCGTGGCCGCGCGTATTTCTCAGCGGCGATTGGACGGCAACAGGTTGGCCGGCAACTATGGAAGGTGCTGTACGCAGCGGTTATTTGGCTGCGGAAGCACTGGCTCGTGCCGCAGGGCAGCGGCGGGTGAGTTTCCTACAACCCGACTTGCCCGCAAAAGGCTTCATGCGGTTTGGTAGTGGGTCAGTTTAG
- a CDS encoding phytoene/squalene synthase family protein → MGEPSQFTPYTATPEQLRTAYAICRSVARAAARNFYYAFLVLPRHKRDALSAVYAFMRHCDDISDQPGLSQQERRARLDSWLESLHRVLEGHASDDPVLIALADAVREFRIPVELLDQLAYGTAMDLEDTTVDPATGAISKIHYRTFEELYVYCYRVASVVGLVCIRIFGYEDPSAEPLAEACGVAFQLTNIIRDVKEDAAMGRVYLPEEDLAKFGRSPMELSNGCDPARFRPVLELEAARARDFYRAADDLLPLIFDDSRAALWVLVTIYRRLLEKIASRGYDVFSGRVSLTTLEKLSILSQGWVRRLTA, encoded by the coding sequence ATGGGTGAACCTTCCCAATTCACGCCCTATACAGCAACTCCCGAGCAGCTGAGGACGGCGTACGCCATCTGCCGGAGCGTAGCCCGCGCCGCCGCCCGAAACTTCTACTATGCCTTTCTAGTGCTCCCACGGCACAAACGTGATGCCCTGAGCGCGGTGTACGCCTTCATGCGTCATTGCGACGATATTAGCGACCAGCCCGGGCTGTCTCAGCAGGAACGACGGGCCCGTCTTGATTCCTGGTTGGAATCCCTGCACCGCGTCCTCGAAGGTCATGCCAGTGATGACCCCGTTTTGATCGCCTTAGCAGATGCAGTCCGAGAGTTCCGCATACCAGTGGAATTGCTGGATCAGCTCGCCTACGGGACCGCGATGGATTTGGAGGACACGACTGTAGACCCCGCCACGGGCGCGATTTCCAAGATCCATTACCGTACTTTCGAAGAGCTGTATGTGTATTGCTACCGCGTTGCCTCGGTTGTCGGCCTGGTCTGCATTCGCATCTTCGGATATGAGGATCCCAGTGCGGAGCCTCTGGCAGAGGCTTGCGGGGTCGCCTTCCAACTCACCAACATCATTCGTGACGTGAAGGAAGACGCTGCAATGGGGCGGGTCTATTTGCCGGAGGAGGATCTGGCCAAATTCGGACGGTCGCCCATGGAGTTGAGCAACGGCTGCGATCCGGCGCGTTTCCGTCCAGTGCTGGAACTGGAAGCGGCGCGGGCGAGGGATTTCTACCGCGCTGCCGACGATTTATTACCTCTGATCTTTGACGACAGTCGCGCCGCTCTGTGGGTCTTGGTGACCATCTACCGCCGACTTCTGGAAAAAATTGCAAGCCGTGGCTACGACGTATTCAGCGGCCGAGTCTCCCTTACTACCCTGGAAAAGCTCAGCATCCTCTCTCAAGGCTGGGTGCGTCGCCTTACGGCATAA
- the hpnC gene encoding squalene synthase HpnC codes for MASTASKLSKQRPEIDVADVSAWSKLPVKYAIPRTAPTLAEARVYCERLARSHYENFSVASWFLPRRLRQHFYNVYAYCRISDDLSDEVGDPAQSLELLDDWESELEACYTGTARHPVFVALAETVHTCEVPKQTFADLLIAFRQDQRVSRYETFQDVLGYCRYSANPVGHLVLYLCGYRDAERQRLSDFTCTALQLANFWQDVAVDFAKGRIYLPLEDMRVCKVSEEDIAERRATPQFLELMEFEVGRARQWFAQGLPLVDKVDDELAIDIELFSRGGLAILSAIERDGYNVLQRRPVISRARKLSLVARAALRKLM; via the coding sequence ATGGCATCCACCGCCAGCAAGCTTTCTAAGCAAAGACCGGAAATTGATGTTGCTGATGTGAGTGCCTGGAGCAAGTTGCCCGTGAAGTATGCCATTCCGCGCACCGCTCCCACTCTGGCGGAAGCTCGTGTTTATTGCGAGCGCCTGGCGCGCAGCCATTACGAAAATTTTTCGGTAGCCAGCTGGTTCTTACCGCGTCGCTTGCGGCAGCATTTCTACAACGTTTACGCCTATTGCCGAATTTCCGACGACCTTAGCGACGAGGTTGGCGATCCCGCCCAGTCGCTCGAGCTCTTGGACGATTGGGAATCTGAGCTGGAGGCCTGTTATACCGGCACCGCCCGGCATCCAGTTTTTGTAGCATTGGCTGAGACCGTACATACCTGCGAGGTCCCCAAGCAAACTTTTGCTGACCTGCTGATAGCTTTTCGCCAGGACCAGCGCGTAAGCCGTTACGAGACGTTCCAGGACGTCCTCGGATACTGCCGCTATTCTGCCAATCCCGTGGGACATCTAGTGCTCTACCTGTGCGGCTACCGCGACGCGGAGCGCCAGCGGCTATCTGATTTCACCTGCACAGCCCTTCAACTTGCGAACTTCTGGCAGGACGTGGCTGTGGACTTCGCTAAGGGACGCATCTACCTGCCGCTTGAAGACATGCGTGTGTGCAAGGTGAGCGAGGAAGACATTGCGGAGCGCCGCGCCACACCACAATTTTTGGAGTTGATGGAATTTGAAGTGGGACGCGCTCGCCAGTGGTTCGCGCAAGGTCTGCCCCTGGTAGATAAAGTTGACGATGAACTCGCGATTGACATTGAGCTGTTTAGCCGCGGTGGCCTGGCGATCCTCAGCGCAATTGAGCGGGACGGATATAACGTTCTACAGCGCCGTCCGGTTATCTCCAGGGCGCGCAAGCTTAGCCTGGTGGCCAGAGCCGCACTCAGGAAGTTGATGTGA
- a CDS encoding zinc-binding dehydrogenase, with protein MTAAVLYGKEDIKIEQVPIPRLAEGEVLIKVQVALTCGTDLKVYQRGYHARMIVPPALFGHELAGVIEEVGPNVRGFRRGMRVVALNSAPCQMCFYCSKHQENLCVDLLFNNGAYAEYIRVPRRIVETNMLVVPNSVSFEDAAMTEPLACVLRGLHETTPEIGDTVVVIGGGPIGMMFIQVSKLTGCNVIAVVKRDSQVAAAKHMGAHEVVQITKVTDPIEAVRSLTPERRGGDVVIEAVGRPQAWEWAIDMVRKGGTVNFFGGCASGTKVQLDTNRLHYSEITLKATFHHTPETVRRAFALIAEKKVRGNDYITGEAPLSRLQQVLRHMLNRNGDIKTAIIPGH; from the coding sequence ATGACAGCCGCAGTCCTCTATGGAAAAGAGGACATCAAGATTGAACAGGTACCAATACCCCGCCTGGCCGAAGGCGAGGTACTCATCAAAGTCCAGGTAGCCCTCACTTGCGGAACTGATCTGAAGGTTTATCAGCGCGGCTATCACGCGCGCATGATTGTCCCCCCGGCGCTGTTTGGCCATGAACTGGCCGGTGTAATCGAGGAAGTTGGTCCCAATGTGCGCGGCTTCAGGCGCGGCATGCGGGTTGTCGCACTGAATTCCGCCCCCTGCCAGATGTGTTTTTATTGCTCCAAACACCAGGAAAACCTGTGCGTGGACCTGCTCTTCAACAATGGCGCTTACGCCGAATACATACGTGTTCCGCGCCGCATTGTTGAGACCAATATGCTGGTTGTGCCCAACAGCGTCTCCTTTGAAGACGCCGCCATGACCGAGCCTTTGGCTTGCGTGCTGCGTGGCCTGCATGAGACTACCCCCGAAATTGGCGACACCGTGGTCGTGATTGGCGGCGGGCCGATCGGCATGATGTTCATCCAGGTTTCCAAGCTCACCGGGTGTAACGTGATTGCCGTAGTGAAGCGGGACTCACAAGTGGCTGCCGCCAAACACATGGGCGCGCACGAAGTTGTGCAGATCACCAAAGTGACGGACCCGATCGAAGCCGTGCGCTCACTCACCCCTGAACGCAGGGGTGGTGACGTAGTGATCGAGGCCGTAGGCCGCCCGCAGGCGTGGGAGTGGGCGATTGACATGGTCCGCAAGGGAGGCACCGTCAACTTCTTCGGTGGCTGCGCCAGTGGCACCAAGGTGCAACTGGACACCAATCGCCTGCATTATTCTGAAATTACCTTGAAAGCCACATTCCATCACACTCCGGAAACCGTACGTCGTGCCTTCGCCCTGATTGCAGAAAAGAAGGTCCGGGGCAACGACTACATTACTGGAGAAGCTCCGCTCTCAAGGCTGCAGCAGGTGTTGCGGCATATGTTGAATCGCAACGGCGACATAAAGACCGCCATCATTCCAGGACACTGA
- a CDS encoding zinc-dependent dehydrogenase: MAVAKASTLSERPQAIPATMRAAVYRGKNDVRMETVSVPEIGSGELLVRVHTCGICGTDLKKISTGSHSVPRIFGHETSGTVAAVGTGVRNFHPGDRVMVFHHIPCGECYYCLHKVFAQCPVYKRVGCTAGFEPSGGGFAEYVRVLDWIVQRGVERIPDSVSFEQACFVEPVNTCLKGIETLRLEPGEKVLVIGQGPIGIILAALAKRAGASVITTDLFSQRLTISKRFGLQETVDASRTDMVQRARELTEGRGADAVILAVGGNSLIRPAMDAARPGGRVLLFAQTVHGEASIDPAAVCVEEKTLLGSYSASVDLQKESVGLVFSRELDLEPLISHRFPLEQAVEGLELAAHPQPESLKIVIQPGSSWEGKLE, translated from the coding sequence ATGGCAGTGGCAAAAGCATCCACGCTTAGCGAGCGCCCGCAGGCCATTCCGGCGACCATGCGAGCTGCCGTGTATCGCGGCAAAAATGATGTTCGCATGGAGACCGTATCCGTCCCGGAGATCGGGAGCGGCGAACTGCTCGTCCGAGTGCACACCTGCGGCATCTGCGGGACCGATCTGAAGAAGATCAGCACCGGGTCGCACTCCGTCCCGCGCATCTTCGGGCATGAGACTTCGGGAACTGTTGCCGCTGTGGGTACAGGGGTTCGCAACTTTCACCCTGGGGATAGGGTTATGGTCTTTCATCACATCCCTTGTGGCGAGTGCTACTACTGCCTCCACAAAGTGTTTGCGCAATGCCCAGTGTACAAGCGAGTTGGCTGCACTGCCGGATTCGAGCCTAGCGGCGGCGGTTTCGCCGAGTATGTACGGGTGCTGGATTGGATTGTTCAGCGTGGTGTAGAGCGCATTCCAGACAGCGTCTCATTCGAGCAGGCGTGCTTTGTGGAGCCGGTGAACACGTGCCTCAAAGGTATAGAAACGTTGCGCCTGGAACCGGGTGAGAAAGTCCTGGTTATCGGACAGGGCCCTATCGGTATCATATTGGCAGCATTGGCCAAACGTGCAGGCGCTAGCGTAATAACTACCGATTTGTTCAGTCAGAGGCTTACAATATCTAAGAGATTCGGCTTACAGGAAACCGTGGACGCATCGCGAACCGACATGGTTCAGCGGGCGAGAGAACTCACGGAGGGACGCGGGGCGGACGCGGTGATCCTGGCGGTTGGGGGAAATAGTCTGATTCGTCCTGCTATGGACGCCGCCCGTCCTGGCGGGCGAGTGTTGCTTTTTGCGCAAACGGTGCACGGCGAGGCATCAATAGATCCTGCGGCCGTGTGTGTGGAGGAAAAGACGCTGCTGGGATCGTATAGCGCGTCGGTAGACCTTCAGAAGGAATCGGTGGGGCTGGTGTTCAGCCGCGAGCTGGATTTGGAACCGTTGATCAGCCACCGTTTCCCGCTGGAGCAAGCGGTGGAGGGGCTCGAACTGGCTGCCCATCCTCAACCAGAGTCGCTGAAGATTGTTATTCAGCCGGGCAGCTCGTGGGAAGGAAAGCTAGAGTGA
- the hpnA gene encoding hopanoid-associated sugar epimerase encodes MKVFVTGATGFVGSHVARLLAQQGAELRLLVRSTSPTANIDDIPAERVIGDLRQPNALGSAMTGCEFVFHVAADYRLWTRRPEEMYACNVEGTRGIIQAAQRQGVRRVIYTSSVATMGFTSNGHLADEDSPVSLDNMIGHYKRSKFQAEQVALEAGRSGSDVVVVNPTTPVGERDIKPTPTGRIIVDFLKRKFPAYVDTGLNVVDVAEVARGHVAAMERGRSGERYILGGENLTLKQILDKLAAITGLRSPKVRLPYAVALATGVVDTVFTGLVLRREPRVTLDAVRMGRKKMFASSAKAERELGWKISPVEGALRRAVEWFREQGYA; translated from the coding sequence ATGAAGGTGTTTGTCACCGGAGCTACGGGTTTCGTCGGCAGCCATGTCGCCCGCCTTCTCGCTCAACAAGGCGCTGAGTTGCGCCTGCTGGTCCGCTCCACCAGCCCGACTGCCAACATTGATGATATTCCCGCCGAGCGGGTGATCGGCGACCTGCGTCAGCCGAATGCGCTGGGCAGTGCCATGACAGGGTGTGAATTTGTCTTCCACGTGGCTGCCGATTATCGCCTGTGGACACGGCGTCCCGAGGAGATGTATGCCTGCAACGTGGAGGGTACCCGGGGGATTATTCAAGCGGCGCAGCGGCAGGGCGTGCGGCGCGTGATCTATACCAGCAGCGTGGCCACAATGGGTTTCACGTCCAATGGGCATCTCGCGGATGAAGACTCCCCGGTCAGTCTCGACAACATGATCGGCCACTATAAGCGGTCAAAGTTTCAGGCGGAGCAGGTAGCGCTCGAAGCTGGTCGCAGTGGTTCCGATGTAGTGGTGGTGAATCCCACCACCCCGGTTGGCGAGCGCGACATAAAGCCCACCCCCACCGGGCGCATCATCGTGGATTTTTTAAAGCGCAAGTTTCCCGCATACGTGGACACCGGCCTGAATGTGGTGGATGTGGCGGAAGTGGCCCGCGGGCACGTAGCGGCGATGGAACGAGGCAGGAGTGGTGAGCGCTACATATTAGGTGGCGAAAATCTGACCTTGAAACAGATTCTGGACAAGCTGGCCGCCATCACGGGCCTGCGCTCCCCGAAAGTTAGATTACCGTATGCCGTGGCACTAGCCACGGGTGTGGTGGACACGGTGTTCACCGGCTTAGTGTTACGTCGCGAGCCGCGGGTGACGCTGGACGCGGTCCGCATGGGTCGAAAGAAAATGTTTGCTTCGTCCGCAAAGGCCGAGCGCGAGCTGGGTTGGAAAATTTCACCGGTAGAAGGCGCGTTGCGCCGCGCCGTGGAGTGGTTCCGGGAGCAGGGATATGCCTAG
- the hpnH gene encoding adenosyl-hopene transferase HpnH — protein sequence MAVPISQMWTVATYVLKQKLKRRKQYPLVLMLEPLFRCNLACAGCGKIQYPAHVLKMDLTPEECFRAVDECGAPTVAIPGGEPLLHPKIGEIVAGLVKRKKYIYLCTNALLLKQKIHLFTPSKYLTFSVHMDGEREHHDFSVCLEGGYDKALEGIKEALNRGFRVTTNTTLFDGADPNSVRAFFDQMMELGVEGMMLSPGYSYDKAPDQSHFLGRARTRRLFRGILSNRKKNWRFNMSPLFLEFLMGKRDYACTPWGMPTFNVFGWQKPCYLLQDGYADTFKELLETTDWERYGTESGNPKCANCMVHSGYEASAVNDTFSSLRGLWETVRATFSNRYEDRGALDLLNEPIRPVHSFNPLVQIESDSQQETRV from the coding sequence ATGGCAGTACCGATTTCGCAGATGTGGACGGTGGCAACATACGTCCTTAAGCAGAAGCTCAAGCGACGTAAGCAGTATCCGCTTGTGCTGATGCTGGAGCCCCTTTTCCGCTGTAATCTGGCTTGTGCCGGCTGCGGCAAGATTCAGTACCCCGCCCACGTCCTGAAGATGGACCTGACCCCGGAGGAATGCTTCCGCGCGGTAGATGAGTGCGGTGCTCCCACCGTGGCCATTCCCGGTGGCGAGCCCCTGCTGCATCCCAAGATCGGCGAGATTGTTGCGGGATTGGTGAAGCGCAAGAAATATATTTATCTCTGCACCAACGCGCTGCTGCTCAAGCAGAAAATTCACCTGTTTACGCCCAGCAAGTACCTGACCTTCTCCGTCCACATGGATGGCGAACGGGAACACCACGACTTTTCGGTGTGCCTGGAAGGTGGTTACGACAAGGCGCTCGAAGGAATCAAAGAAGCCCTGAATCGCGGCTTCCGCGTTACTACCAACACGACGCTATTTGATGGCGCCGACCCCAACAGCGTGCGGGCTTTCTTCGATCAGATGATGGAACTCGGAGTCGAGGGCATGATGCTCTCTCCCGGCTACTCATACGACAAAGCGCCGGACCAGAGCCATTTTCTGGGAAGGGCGCGTACCCGGCGATTGTTCCGGGGAATTCTTTCCAATCGTAAAAAGAACTGGAGATTCAACATGTCTCCACTATTTCTCGAGTTCTTGATGGGAAAGCGCGATTATGCATGCACTCCCTGGGGAATGCCGACATTTAACGTCTTTGGTTGGCAGAAGCCCTGCTATCTGCTGCAGGACGGCTACGCCGACACATTTAAGGAGCTTCTGGAAACCACGGACTGGGAACGCTACGGCACGGAGTCAGGTAATCCGAAATGCGCCAACTGCATGGTGCACAGCGGCTATGAGGCCTCTGCGGTGAATGACACTTTTAGTTCTCTGCGCGGGCTGTGGGAGACGGTGCGGGCCACTTTCTCCAACCGCTACGAAGATCGCGGCGCCCTCGATCTGCTGAATGAACCAATTCGACCGGTGCACAGCTTCAATCCGCTGGTTCAAATTGAGAGCGATTCGCAGCAGGAGACGCGGGTATGA